A window of Acropora muricata isolate sample 2 chromosome 3, ASM3666990v1, whole genome shotgun sequence contains these coding sequences:
- the LOC136912234 gene encoding uncharacterized protein: protein MSQPRRPRKTRSRSSHAKESREESRFGIRYLHHHMFTGDTESEKQFCPYDCQCATSMSSLYSGRTLVLLTVSMLILLIGVTFMLVGYLIPRRPVVYLEKSDGSRTLVDHSVIKFNNLLDDFTLVGTALVPLGAVIFCIILIFPVCRSSPSNRKGQYIKAPTEDSVMPKNKTFDSGASIASEDSRSLSSSVSSASTLQKIPVLALVHNVQPEKKPDSLGKGGEFKMKTGKWKDSFEDPDE from the coding sequence ATGAGCCAACCAAGGAGACCTCGCAAGACCCGCTCGCGATCCTCGCACGCCAAAGAATCTCGCGAGGAGTCACGATTTGGTATTCGCTATCTTCACCATCATATGTTTACAGGAGACACTGAAAGCGAAAAGCAATTTTGCCCTTATGATTGTCAATGCGCTACAAGCATGTCTTCGCTCTACAGCGGTAGAACACTTGTTCTTCTCACAGTGTCTATGTTAATCCTCTTAATTGGAGTGACTTTTATGCTTGTGGGTTATTTGATACCGCGAAGACCCGTTGTTTACTTGGAAAAAAGTGATGGATCAAGAACACTAGTCGATCACAGCGTCATCAAGTTTAACAATTTGTTGGATGATTTCACCTTAGTTGGAACAGCCCTTGTTCCCCTAGGAGCAGTAATATTTTGCATTATCCTTATTTTTCCTGTCTGTCGTTCTTCACCAAGTAATAGGAAAGGGCAGTATATAAAGGCCCCTACGGAGGACTCCGTGATGCcgaaaaacaaaacctttgacAGTGGTGCATCGATAGCTTCTGAGGACTCCAGATCTTTGAGTAGTTCGGTGTCCTCTGCATCAACTCTACAGAAAATACCAGTTCTTGCTCTCGTACACAATGTCCAGCCCGAGAAAAAACCTGACAGTTTGGGAAAAGGAGGAGagttcaaaatgaaaactggaAAGTGGAAAGATTCCTTCGAGGATCCGGACGAGTAG